The following proteins come from a genomic window of Methanocorpusculum vombati:
- a CDS encoding proteasome assembly chaperone family protein, with product MEPVNVRWYVEDVSAHSAPTAIAGLPGVGHVGKLVVDHLIHALSAVKVAEITSTLFPPQMYLGEDAVLRLPRNEIFFVPGTDERTPVIFLAGDCQSTSAEGHYTLAEGYLRVFDLLGVRRIYTLGGYGVGRMVEHPRVLSALSSSSLKEEVLAAGAVVSPEEPVGGIIGAAGLLVTLGRLHGMEGIALLGETSGYLVDPVSSTAVLDVLERLTRIRADRTELTDLAEQMMTEVAAIANAAMPKSADDLSYIG from the coding sequence ATGGAACCGGTGAATGTACGCTGGTATGTGGAGGATGTTTCTGCACATTCTGCGCCGACGGCAATAGCCGGTCTTCCGGGCGTGGGACATGTGGGGAAGCTGGTGGTGGATCATCTGATCCATGCGCTTTCCGCGGTGAAGGTTGCCGAGATTACTTCGACGCTGTTTCCTCCGCAGATGTATCTGGGGGAGGATGCGGTTCTTCGTCTGCCGCGCAATGAGATCTTTTTTGTGCCGGGAACGGATGAACGTACTCCGGTGATTTTTCTTGCCGGTGATTGTCAGAGTACGAGCGCGGAGGGGCATTATACGCTTGCGGAAGGGTATCTGCGGGTGTTTGATCTTCTGGGCGTCCGCCGTATCTATACGCTGGGCGGGTACGGTGTCGGCCGTATGGTGGAACATCCCCGCGTGCTTTCGGCGCTTAGTTCTTCTTCGCTGAAGGAGGAGGTGCTTGCGGCCGGTGCGGTGGTGAGTCCGGAGGAGCCGGTGGGGGGTATTATCGGTGCTGCGGGTCTTCTTGTTACGCTCGGTCGTCTGCATGGTATGGAGGGTATTGCACTTCTCGGGGAGACGTCCGGGTATCTGGTGGATCCGGTGAGTTCAACGGCGGTGCTGGATGTGCTGGAGCGGCTGACCCGGATTCGTGCCGACCGGACGGAGCTGACGGATCTTGCGGAGCAGATGATGACCGAGGTTGCGGCAATTGCGAATGCTGCGATGCCGAAGTCTGCGGATGATCTCAGTTATATCGGGTGA
- a CDS encoding endonuclease Q family protein yields the protein MATSPDMLPENILAGCRVKGISVVGSGDALHPEWRRMWEPYLENAFGITVVPQTEVEDSSRVHHVILAETFDQFAELQEVFAPACGHLTTAGRPHLQLNGEEIASAVHAVGGMIGPAHAFTPWTSLFAAYASPSECYGEEGFEFCELGLSADSTYGAGIAEFAGVPFLTNSDAHSPTPVKLGREFTRMEVSGDSPRAVLAAVSAGAVVLNAGFFPEEGKYNRTACTRCYAQFSLAEAEALHWRCPHDKGRIKLGVRERAERLSTLSVPTFRPPYLKMIPLGEVIARVLGASSPHTKRCAALYGRFIEAFDNEIAVLLEVPEGDLGSVSPEVAAAVVKMREGRVTLFPGGGGRYGSFSF from the coding sequence ATGGCAACGTCTCCGGATATGCTGCCGGAGAATATTCTTGCCGGGTGCAGGGTCAAAGGCATCTCGGTTGTCGGCAGCGGCGATGCACTGCATCCTGAGTGGCGCAGGATGTGGGAGCCGTATCTGGAGAATGCGTTCGGGATTACGGTTGTGCCGCAGACGGAGGTTGAGGATTCTTCGCGCGTGCATCATGTGATTCTTGCGGAGACGTTTGATCAGTTTGCTGAGTTGCAGGAGGTGTTTGCGCCTGCGTGCGGGCATCTGACGACTGCCGGCAGGCCGCATCTGCAGCTGAACGGGGAGGAGATTGCGTCTGCGGTGCATGCGGTTGGGGGGATGATTGGTCCTGCCCATGCGTTTACGCCGTGGACTTCGCTGTTTGCGGCATATGCTTCGCCTTCGGAGTGTTACGGGGAGGAGGGTTTTGAGTTCTGCGAGCTGGGTCTTTCGGCGGATTCCACGTATGGTGCGGGTATTGCGGAGTTTGCGGGTGTTCCGTTTCTGACGAATTCCGATGCCCACAGTCCGACGCCGGTGAAGCTGGGCCGTGAGTTTACGCGGATGGAGGTTTCGGGTGATTCTCCCCGGGCGGTTCTTGCGGCGGTTTCTGCGGGTGCGGTTGTGCTGAATGCCGGGTTTTTCCCGGAGGAGGGGAAGTACAATCGTACGGCATGTACCCGCTGTTATGCGCAGTTTTCTCTTGCGGAGGCGGAGGCGCTGCACTGGCGGTGTCCGCACGATAAGGGAAGGATTAAGCTGGGTGTGCGTGAACGTGCGGAGCGGCTTTCTACTCTTTCTGTGCCGACGTTCCGTCCTCCGTATCTGAAGATGATTCCTCTCGGCGAGGTGATCGCCCGTGTGCTGGGTGCTTCGTCGCCGCATACGAAGAGGTGTGCGGCGCTGTACGGCAGGTTTATTGAGGCGTTTGATAATGAGATTGCGGTTCTGCTGGAGGTTCCGGAAGGGGATCTGGGTTCTGTTTCGCCGGAGGTTGCGGCAGCAGTGGTGAAGATGCGGGAGGGGCGCGTTACGCTGTTCCCCGGTGGCGGCGGCAGGTACGGGTCGTTTTCGTTCTGA
- a CDS encoding DNA-methyltransferase, whose translation MTHPGTIHHCDCITGMNRMNAGTVDVIVTSPPYNIGKLYTTYDDTIPRNGYLAWMNEVAGAAARVLSADGSLYLNVGGSLKDPWIPMDVAMEFRKSGFILQNMIHWIKSIALPKEDMGRFYNAGIPENGIAIGHYKPINSRRYHNDCHEFIFHFTKTGNVPINRLANGVPYQDKSNIRRWVQKKQDIRDRGNTWFIPYETIREERPHPATFPVQLPVMCIRDHGTDRCRLIMDPFMGIGSTALAAVRLGIPFVGFEIDEGYIRIAEERIAAELTAKQ comes from the coding sequence ATGACACACCCGGGAACCATCCACCACTGCGACTGCATCACCGGCATGAACCGCATGAACGCAGGAACCGTTGACGTCATCGTCACCTCACCCCCCTACAACATCGGCAAACTCTACACCACCTATGACGACACCATCCCGCGCAACGGATACCTCGCCTGGATGAACGAAGTCGCCGGCGCCGCAGCACGCGTACTCTCCGCAGACGGCTCGCTGTACCTCAACGTCGGCGGCAGCCTCAAAGACCCCTGGATTCCCATGGACGTCGCCATGGAATTCCGGAAATCCGGATTCATCCTCCAGAACATGATCCACTGGATAAAATCCATCGCACTCCCCAAAGAAGACATGGGCAGATTCTACAACGCCGGAATCCCCGAAAACGGCATCGCCATCGGCCACTACAAACCGATCAACAGCCGCCGGTATCACAACGACTGCCACGAATTCATCTTCCACTTCACCAAAACCGGTAACGTACCCATCAACCGGCTCGCAAACGGCGTCCCGTACCAGGACAAAAGCAACATCCGCCGGTGGGTACAGAAAAAACAGGACATCCGCGACCGCGGCAACACTTGGTTTATCCCCTACGAAACCATCCGCGAAGAACGCCCCCACCCCGCCACCTTCCCGGTCCAGCTGCCGGTAATGTGCATCCGCGACCACGGCACCGACCGCTGCCGCCTCATCATGGACCCCTTCATGGGCATCGGCAGCACCGCCCTTGCAGCCGTCCGGCTTGGCATCCCCTTCGTAGGATTTGAAATCGACGAAGGATACATCCGGATCGCCGAAGAACGCATCGCAGCAGAACTCACCGCAAAACAGTGA
- a CDS encoding FKBP-type peptidyl-prolyl cis-trans isomerase: protein MTGVTAESTLLLHFTSRRPDGEIFENTRSGTPVQITLGKKQINPAFEEALIGKSEGETVTVTLPPEKAYGKYHKKLVVTIKRHKLSLEHDPAPGEIIRIEVLKKPCLVTVVSTTDKSITVDANHPLAGETITYEITIEKILSP from the coding sequence ATGACCGGTGTCACTGCCGAAAGCACACTTCTTCTCCACTTCACCAGCCGCCGCCCCGACGGGGAAATCTTTGAAAACACCCGTTCCGGCACACCGGTACAGATAACCCTGGGAAAAAAACAGATCAACCCGGCATTTGAAGAAGCCCTCATCGGAAAATCCGAAGGAGAAACCGTCACGGTCACACTGCCGCCGGAAAAAGCCTACGGAAAATACCACAAAAAACTCGTCGTCACCATCAAACGGCATAAACTCAGCCTCGAACACGACCCGGCACCGGGCGAGATCATCCGAATCGAAGTCCTGAAAAAACCCTGCCTTGTCACCGTAGTCAGCACAACCGACAAAAGCATCACCGTAGACGCCAACCACCCGCTTGCCGGCGAAACCATCACCTACGAAATCACCATAGAAAAAATCCTCTCACCATGA
- a CDS encoding InlB B-repeat-containing protein codes for MMSRSCSPTRAADAGLRRVMFTAAGILLLVLLCAAPAAASAADAVVFGGGTFETAEKLADALGSGNATADGGTLTLLTDLNLTGTINITGKMTILGADHTIWRGGKDFHLINVTGSDGNLTLGSDETSKLTVDGQGTPFTGKKGPIVVTSGGNLTMKSGVNLTNSILTELGAVNDGGGVTVRSGGTFTMYGGEISNNRVQYGTGGVHVASGGTFTMYGGEISNNTITDTDGGGVYVYGGTFTMSGGTISDNTAGNYAGGVAVRSGGTFTLSGGTISDNTAISGGGVYVYGGTFMMSGGTISDNTAGNYAGGVYVMGGTFTMSGGTISDNAAVNNGGGVYMSGGTLTLSGGTISDNTATKNGGGVYVGGGTFIMNGSAAVTADNDVYLVSGKKITVNGAMSGGGAQNITHAVTTAGTIVVSVDYSGGTAKSVKQYFKLNSLLASEQRIGLTAEGNDLKIGALVPEVDDPTVFVTPYTSTVANVSFNLTTASGATKVYVNLTPVSGGTPIATQYTGTISPGMGVVNHQVPGLTAGTAYTLNITPWNDTTEGTLFTTTYTAPSPVYTVTVQNDGHGTGSASPAGGVAGTAITLTSSPASGYQFKAWQVVQGSVSVSGNTFPMPAENVILKALFEPQTTPTPAPTQPRPPSSGDGGGFSSTDSGSVSATGQVSFGTTTGVTRISFAPGTSGTVTIDTKPTGVTPPPDSYIVIDITGPAFEGYAQIEFSVPVALLTDRGLTVYDVSLRHFIGGKWVTLRTHYLGEERGAANYIAATQTFSPFAIVYEKGGAEIIESATPEPTGSTTARPTVQETSGDLRPASGVQNTPAATTAAPDGGTPVPTLTQAPAPVFGALAGLLAAGVLFRRRE; via the coding sequence ATGATGTCCCGGTCATGTTCCCCAACGCGTGCGGCGGATGCCGGTCTGCGGCGCGTGATGTTCACTGCCGCAGGGATACTTCTGCTTGTGCTGCTCTGTGCAGCCCCGGCGGCAGCATCCGCAGCCGATGCAGTGGTGTTCGGCGGCGGTACGTTTGAGACAGCAGAAAAACTTGCAGATGCACTCGGCAGTGGAAACGCAACCGCAGATGGCGGGACACTCACCCTGTTAACAGACCTCAACCTCACCGGTACCATCAACATCACCGGCAAGATGACCATCCTCGGAGCTGATCACACCATCTGGCGCGGCGGCAAGGACTTCCATCTCATCAACGTAACCGGCAGCGACGGTAATCTCACGCTCGGCAGTGATGAGACCTCGAAGCTGACGGTAGACGGTCAGGGCACCCCCTTCACGGGAAAGAAGGGACCCATCGTCGTTACGTCCGGCGGCAATCTCACGATGAAGAGCGGTGTCAACCTGACAAACAGCATACTGACCGAGCTTGGGGCCGTGAACGACGGCGGCGGGGTGACTGTGAGGTCTGGCGGCACGTTCACGATGTACGGCGGTGAAATCTCCAACAACAGGGTCCAATATGGCACCGGCGGGGTGCATGTGGCCTCCGGCGGCACGTTCACGATGTACGGTGGTGAAATCTCCAACAACACGATCACTGACACCGACGGCGGCGGGGTGTATGTGTATGGCGGCACGTTCACAATGTCCGGCGGAACCATCTCAGATAACACGGCCGGGAACTACGCCGGCGGGGTGGCTGTGAGGTCTGGCGGCACGTTCACACTGTCTGGTGGAACCATCTCAGATAACACGGCCATCAGCGGCGGCGGGGTGTATGTGTATGGCGGCACGTTCATGATGTCCGGCGGAACCATCTCAGATAACACGGCCGGGAACTACGCCGGCGGGGTGTATGTGATGGGCGGCACGTTCACTATGTCGGGCGGAACCATCTCAGATAACGCGGCCGTGAACAACGGCGGCGGGGTGTATATGAGTGGCGGCACACTCACGCTGTCCGGCGGAACCATCTCAGATAACACGGCCACCAAGAACGGCGGCGGGGTGTATGTGGGTGGCGGCACGTTTATCATGAACGGTTCGGCAGCCGTTACCGCGGACAACGACGTTTATCTGGTCTCTGGCAAGAAAATTACCGTCAATGGCGCGATGTCCGGCGGCGGTGCACAAAATATCACGCATGCGGTGACAACTGCTGGTACTATCGTCGTATCCGTCGACTACTCTGGCGGCACAGCAAAGAGTGTGAAACAGTATTTCAAACTGAACTCCTTACTTGCATCGGAGCAGCGGATCGGACTCACGGCGGAAGGGAATGATCTGAAGATCGGTGCACTTGTACCGGAAGTGGACGACCCCACCGTGTTCGTCACCCCGTACACCTCCACCGTGGCAAACGTCAGCTTCAACCTGACGACAGCTTCAGGTGCAACAAAAGTGTATGTCAACCTGACGCCTGTCAGTGGCGGCACTCCGATCGCAACACAATATACCGGAACCATTTCTCCCGGTATGGGTGTGGTCAATCATCAGGTTCCCGGCCTTACCGCAGGAACCGCCTACACCCTGAACATCACACCGTGGAATGATACAACAGAGGGTACTCTTTTTACGACCACGTACACCGCACCGTCACCGGTCTACACCGTCACCGTCCAGAACGATGGTCACGGAACCGGCTCTGCATCACCCGCAGGCGGTGTCGCAGGAACAGCGATAACCCTGACCTCCTCCCCCGCCTCCGGCTACCAGTTCAAAGCGTGGCAGGTTGTTCAGGGCAGCGTATCCGTCAGCGGCAACACCTTCCCCATGCCGGCAGAAAACGTCATACTGAAAGCACTCTTCGAACCGCAGACAACACCGACACCTGCACCGACACAACCCCGTCCGCCCTCCTCCGGAGACGGCGGCGGCTTCAGCTCAACCGACAGCGGCTCGGTCAGCGCAACCGGTCAGGTCAGCTTCGGCACCACAACCGGCGTCACCCGCATCTCCTTTGCCCCAGGCACCAGCGGTACCGTAACCATCGACACCAAACCGACCGGCGTCACCCCGCCTCCGGACAGCTACATCGTCATTGACATCACCGGCCCGGCCTTCGAAGGATATGCCCAGATAGAGTTCAGTGTCCCGGTCGCCCTCCTCACCGACCGCGGCCTCACGGTCTATGACGTTTCCCTCCGGCACTTCATCGGCGGCAAATGGGTAACACTCAGGACCCACTACCTCGGCGAAGAACGCGGCGCCGCAAACTACATCGCAGCGACGCAAACCTTCTCCCCGTTCGCCATCGTCTACGAAAAAGGCGGCGCAGAAATCATAGAATCTGCAACCCCCGAACCGACCGGCAGCACAACCGCCCGTCCCACCGTTCAGGAAACATCCGGAGATCTCCGGCCCGCCTCCGGAGTGCAGAACACCCCGGCCGCTACCACCGCAGCACCTGACGGAGGAACCCCGGTACCCACCTTAACCCAGGCGCCGGCACCCGTGTTCGGCGCACTGGCAGGACTCCTTGCCGCAGGGGTTCTGTTCAGACGAAGAGAGTAA
- a CDS encoding DUF2115 domain-containing protein: MNVLSLSDGESAVFIEETVRSLQAVRGTAEAVERIGSALCRYTVFDLQYIGGFIRREVEKLPDPYRRAYRPYSLDLLNQYHAVLQVYRSGGVSDAPLADPALWHEFWEVARVQCFVRKGRSDDPFPQMGHPLSTFFYRLVYGYVMLIAGGYGHPVGMPFPGGATVHREDGRVLCPIRDKERDLPSALCNFCPAEQDPRYR, from the coding sequence ATGAATGTTCTGTCTCTGTCCGATGGCGAGTCGGCGGTGTTTATTGAAGAGACGGTGAGGTCTCTTCAGGCGGTGCGGGGTACTGCTGAGGCGGTGGAGAGAATCGGGTCGGCTCTTTGCCGGTATACGGTGTTTGATCTTCAGTATATCGGGGGTTTTATCCGCCGCGAGGTGGAGAAGCTGCCGGATCCGTACCGGAGGGCATACCGGCCTTATAGTCTGGATCTGCTGAATCAGTATCATGCGGTTCTGCAGGTGTACCGGTCGGGCGGGGTTTCTGATGCACCGCTGGCAGATCCGGCGCTGTGGCATGAGTTCTGGGAGGTTGCGCGGGTGCAGTGTTTTGTGCGGAAGGGAAGATCGGATGATCCGTTTCCGCAGATGGGGCATCCGCTGAGTACGTTTTTTTACCGGTTGGTGTATGGGTATGTGATGCTGATTGCAGGGGGATACGGGCATCCGGTGGGGATGCCGTTTCCGGGCGGGGCAACGGTGCACCGCGAGGACGGGCGGGTGTTGTGTCCTATCCGGGATAAGGAGCGGGATCTGCCGTCGGCTTTGTGTAATTTCTGTCCGGCAGAGCAGGATCCGCGATACCGGTAA
- a CDS encoding PEGA domain-containing protein translates to MKKYLLTVLLCMFLFTVCGVSAVAAFAENEAGLTINSEPAGATVTVSGKLVGYTPVFTVIPGDAMANVRVEVPGNTYEVWKGSAYVPSGRNATMNVTVYKKTEGAKDIGLVAVSGTEGAQVFLDNSYYGTIADGSLNIDNVKLGLHYVQVKAEGYQEYATLIPVMPKNFATASVVADLVPVSAGTDVPTTAGTSGIPPAPTKSPVGAVLPVVALLGAWAVLRR, encoded by the coding sequence ATGAAGAAGTATCTGCTGACAGTTCTGCTTTGTATGTTTTTGTTCACGGTATGCGGAGTTTCCGCGGTTGCTGCGTTCGCGGAGAATGAGGCGGGGCTGACGATTAATTCGGAGCCTGCCGGTGCAACGGTGACGGTTTCCGGGAAGCTTGTTGGATATACTCCGGTTTTTACGGTGATTCCGGGGGATGCGATGGCGAATGTGCGTGTCGAGGTTCCGGGTAATACGTATGAGGTCTGGAAGGGGTCGGCGTATGTTCCTTCCGGCCGGAATGCGACTATGAATGTGACGGTGTACAAGAAGACGGAGGGGGCGAAGGATATTGGTCTTGTTGCTGTTTCGGGTACGGAAGGTGCCCAGGTGTTTCTGGACAACAGTTACTATGGGACGATTGCGGATGGTAGTTTGAATATTGATAATGTGAAGCTTGGTCTGCATTATGTTCAGGTGAAGGCTGAGGGGTATCAGGAGTATGCGACGCTGATTCCGGTGATGCCGAAGAATTTTGCAACGGCGAGTGTTGTTGCAGATCTGGTTCCGGTGTCTGCCGGGACGGATGTTCCAACAACTGCGGGAACGTCCGGGATTCCGCCGGCGCCGACGAAGTCGCCGGTCGGTGCGGTTCTGCCGGTTGTTGCCCTGCTGGGAGCCTGGGCTGTTCTTCGCAGATGA
- a CDS encoding PEGA domain-containing protein, with translation MMILIPAVPADEPVSKLTIDSIPGGADVRVSDRFAGYSPVTVEVDGGTTVSVWIERHGGGYDVWKGSVYVPKGEHVTYTAKLYRTEDRIRSTGYLSVSSSVEGAEVYLDNGFVGTITNGTVVRDEVKLGLHQVVVKKDGYATYTDLVEVLPKNVETTKVVANLMPFATVATLVPTTAAVPSAPTKTPVPLAGLLTGLAIGLGLVLRRCI, from the coding sequence ATGATGATCCTGATACCTGCGGTTCCGGCGGATGAGCCGGTGAGTAAGCTGACGATCGATTCTATTCCGGGCGGGGCGGATGTGCGGGTTTCGGATAGGTTTGCCGGGTATAGTCCGGTGACGGTTGAGGTTGACGGGGGAACGACGGTTTCGGTGTGGATAGAGCGTCACGGCGGCGGGTATGATGTCTGGAAGGGGTCGGTGTATGTTCCCAAGGGGGAGCATGTTACCTATACGGCAAAGCTCTACCGGACCGAGGATCGGATTCGTTCGACCGGATATCTGAGTGTTTCTTCCTCTGTGGAGGGGGCGGAGGTGTATCTTGATAACGGCTTTGTCGGGACGATTACGAACGGGACGGTGGTCAGGGATGAGGTGAAGCTTGGTCTGCATCAGGTGGTGGTGAAAAAGGATGGCTATGCGACCTATACGGATCTGGTGGAGGTGCTGCCGAAGAATGTGGAAACTACGAAGGTTGTTGCGAATCTGATGCCGTTTGCAACGGTGGCAACATTGGTTCCGACGACTGCGGCAGTTCCTTCCGCACCGACGAAGACGCCGGTTCCGCTGGCGGGACTGTTGACCGGTCTTGCGATCGGTCTGGGGTTGGTGCTGCGCCGGTGCATTTAA
- a CDS encoding DUF475 domain-containing protein, translating into MEIAYAVLVVVGLVAFETVASIDNAIINADILSTMKAWARRWFLTWGIIIAVFGIRGILPWLIIWFSTPSLGPIGALTATFSNDNAAAAAIHQSAPFLLLAGGIFMIFLFLHWLMAEEKNCIVPGERAMSRQGPWFYAVAAIILFLLCYAAAQINALLAVAAVGGSAIFFIMQGFRLFADKKSAELEAGTSKKSDLSKLMLLEVIDATFSIDGVIGAFAFTMSVPLILIGNGIGAVIVRELTVRNIDNIRKYAYLKNGAMYSICTLGLIMCGEGFGLDIPIWFAPLLTIGIVATFFWLSLRRIKKGDFGVCPIPRE; encoded by the coding sequence ATGGAGATTGCATACGCCGTATTAGTGGTGGTTGGTCTTGTCGCATTCGAAACCGTGGCAAGTATCGACAATGCAATCATCAATGCAGATATTTTGTCCACCATGAAAGCGTGGGCACGCCGCTGGTTCCTGACCTGGGGTATTATCATTGCCGTCTTTGGTATCCGCGGAATTTTACCGTGGCTTATCATCTGGTTTTCCACCCCCTCCCTCGGCCCCATCGGAGCACTGACCGCAACCTTCTCCAACGATAACGCAGCAGCAGCCGCGATTCATCAAAGTGCCCCGTTCCTCCTCCTGGCCGGAGGTATCTTCATGATCTTCCTCTTCCTCCACTGGCTCATGGCCGAAGAGAAGAACTGCATCGTTCCGGGCGAACGTGCCATGTCCCGGCAGGGCCCCTGGTTCTATGCAGTTGCCGCAATTATCCTGTTCCTTCTCTGCTACGCCGCAGCACAGATCAACGCCCTCCTTGCAGTAGCCGCCGTGGGAGGGTCGGCAATCTTTTTCATCATGCAGGGATTCCGGCTCTTCGCCGACAAAAAATCTGCGGAACTGGAAGCAGGAACCTCAAAAAAATCGGATCTCAGTAAACTGATGCTTCTTGAGGTGATTGATGCGACGTTCTCCATTGACGGCGTTATCGGTGCATTTGCATTCACCATGTCCGTCCCCCTGATTCTGATTGGAAACGGAATTGGTGCCGTCATCGTGCGTGAACTCACCGTCCGAAACATCGACAACATCAGAAAATACGCCTACCTCAAAAACGGCGCGATGTACTCAATCTGTACCCTCGGACTTATCATGTGCGGCGAAGGATTCGGTCTGGACATCCCCATCTGGTTTGCCCCGCTCCTGACCATCGGTATTGTGGCAACATTCTTCTGGCTCTCACTGCGGAGAATCAAAAAAGGCGACTTCGGCGTCTGCCCGATCCCGCGGGAATAA
- a CDS encoding Zn-ribbon domain-containing OB-fold protein, with protein sequence MTVARFWRAIPQRYNMVGTRCETCGRVFFPPRSVCPHCRRNGKIVEHQCSGKGKVLTFSVIHSASDQYADMKPYVLAIIELEEGARMTTQVICEPDEVYIGMPVRSVFRVLDREGSDGVIHYGTKFVPDVA encoded by the coding sequence ATGACAGTTGCACGATTCTGGAGAGCGATTCCCCAGAGATATAATATGGTGGGTACGAGGTGCGAGACCTGCGGCAGGGTGTTTTTCCCGCCGCGTTCGGTGTGTCCGCACTGCCGCCGGAATGGAAAGATTGTGGAGCATCAGTGTTCCGGTAAGGGAAAGGTTCTGACGTTCTCGGTTATTCATTCGGCAAGTGATCAGTATGCGGATATGAAGCCGTATGTGCTGGCAATTATTGAGCTGGAGGAAGGGGCACGGATGACGACGCAGGTTATCTGCGAGCCGGATGAGGTGTATATCGGTATGCCGGTCCGGTCGGTGTTCCGTGTTCTGGACCGTGAGGGTTCAGATGGTGTTATCCACTATGGTACGAAGTTCGTGCCGGATGTGGCATAA
- a CDS encoding thiolase domain-containing protein, with translation MRDVAVIGAGITAFGERWDTSFRDLCTEAGVAALEDANVAGEQIDAMFVGSMSAGRFIGQEHVGALVADYVGLGGELHVPATRVEAACASGGLAFRQAVAAVASGMSDVVVAAGVEKMTDVSDATDVLAGAADREWESFAGATFPGLYAMIACDYMHKYGLTREQLAQVAVKNHYHGARNPFAQFRSEITQSTVMKSTLVASPLRLFDCSPVSDGAAVVIVCPLERAKEFTDTPIQVLASAQAGDTIALHDRPDFSTMGATVAAGNSAFQQAKLERKDIDFVEVHDCFTIAELCAIEDLGFVPKGTAGKFTEEGETQVGGKLPVNTSGGLKACGHPVGATGIKQVWEVVQQLRGEAGKRQVEGAEIGMTQNVGGTGATVVSHIFRRA, from the coding sequence ATGAGAGATGTAGCAGTTATTGGTGCCGGTATTACGGCATTTGGAGAGCGCTGGGATACTTCGTTCCGCGATCTGTGCACAGAGGCGGGCGTTGCGGCGCTTGAGGATGCGAATGTTGCCGGTGAGCAGATTGATGCGATGTTTGTCGGGTCGATGTCTGCGGGCCGGTTTATTGGTCAGGAACACGTGGGTGCGCTTGTTGCAGATTACGTGGGTCTGGGCGGTGAGCTGCATGTGCCGGCTACCCGTGTGGAGGCGGCATGTGCTTCCGGCGGTCTTGCGTTCCGGCAGGCGGTTGCAGCGGTCGCGTCGGGGATGTCCGATGTGGTTGTGGCAGCCGGTGTTGAGAAGATGACGGATGTGTCGGATGCGACGGATGTTTTGGCCGGTGCGGCGGATCGGGAGTGGGAGAGTTTTGCGGGAGCGACGTTCCCGGGTCTCTATGCGATGATCGCCTGTGATTACATGCATAAGTACGGTCTGACCCGTGAGCAGCTGGCGCAGGTTGCGGTGAAGAATCACTATCATGGTGCCCGCAATCCGTTTGCGCAGTTCCGGTCGGAGATTACGCAGTCAACGGTGATGAAGTCTACACTTGTTGCGTCACCCCTGCGGTTGTTTGATTGTTCGCCGGTTTCGGATGGTGCGGCAGTGGTGATTGTCTGTCCGCTGGAGCGTGCGAAGGAGTTTACGGATACGCCGATTCAGGTTCTGGCGTCTGCTCAGGCGGGCGATACGATTGCGCTGCATGACAGACCGGACTTTTCCACGATGGGCGCGACGGTTGCTGCGGGTAATTCTGCGTTCCAGCAGGCGAAGCTGGAGCGGAAGGATATCGACTTTGTGGAGGTGCACGACTGTTTCACGATTGCCGAGCTCTGCGCGATTGAGGATCTCGGGTTTGTTCCGAAGGGAACTGCCGGGAAGTTCACGGAGGAGGGCGAGACGCAGGTTGGCGGTAAGCTGCCGGTGAATACGTCGGGCGGTCTGAAGGCATGCGGTCATCCTGTCGGTGCGACGGGTATCAAGCAGGTCTGGGAGGTTGTCCAGCAGCTTCGCGGCGAAGCCGGTAAGCGCCAGGTTGAGGGTGCGGAGATCGGTATGACCCAGAATGTGGGTGGTACGGGTGCTACGGTTGTGTCACACATTTTCAGGAGGGCCTAA